ATGGCGAAGGACCTACGGAGGTTTCCCCAGAAACGGCCACTCCGGAGCCCCCCTCTTCCGCTGCAGTCTCGCCGGGAACAGAGGAGCCTGCCGGcgacaccaaaaaaaaaagtaattttgagaGCAGTTTCGTTCTGGGCAGAGGCGGGAGGTTTAGATTGCGTCCGACCAGGCATAGAGGGCAATAAAGAAGCAAAGTTTAGAGCAGGGCCGGTCCCAGACGTGGTTTCTGAGCAGTCAGGAGAGAGGAAGTGTACTTTTCCACCTTTGACTTGAGTGCCTCTCCAGAAGGCCATCTCTGGACGCACCTTCGCGGTGTCGTGCCTGGTACTTGACTGTCACCGCAGTTAACACCCTGTACTCTGATCTTCCTTTGGGTTGGCCAGACTGCGAGCTGTTTGAAGGTGGGAGCTGAGTGGGATCTCGGTGGCTCCAGGTACTTAATGCGGGACCTAATTATTTGAATGATTTAAGGTGATAGAGATGTCGGTGGCAAGTCTAAATTAGAATCCACCCCTTCTCACCTTTTCGCTGTTTTTTATGCTAATTGCATGTGAATTCACTCCTTGAACCAAAAAACTGGAGTTTTACCCAGTACGAAGAACGCTAAGGGAAAACTAAAGGCATAGGCGtcatcctttttgtttctttgttttggtgaggaagattggccctgagctaacaacggtgccagtcttcctctattttgtatatgggacactgtcacagcgtggcttgatgagcggtgtgtagggcCCCGCTGGGATCGGAACTGGAACCCCGGCCTGCGCAGCCCACCCTGCGAATGTAACCATTACACGACCGGACTGGCCCCCTtcgctgccttttttttttttaaacaccattTTGGAACCTTTGTAAGTGAATCATTTCCTTGCGTGAACCAGCTGTCCCCACGCTCTTTATTGAGAATTAGTTCGCCattgtaaaatacagaaattccTAAGTGGGGCACTCTATGTAGGGTTGCCTGCGAAGAGCAGCAAATCAGCATCTACGATTCGAAGAGGTTGACCCTTGACCTCAGGTTTTCTCAATCCAGAGTCTTAAAGCGTAGGGACGGCGTGTTTCCCAGTCAGTGATCTCACGGCCTGTCATCCAACATCAGTTTCTGCTGCTGTGGAGGATAATTGTCTCTCCTAGCGCTGTCCCGCTTTAAGCAGACTGCCTCTACATTTGGGGGAAATCTGTGTTGTCGTTTCCACATGGCGCACTAGTAGAGGAACAGAAACCTATGATTATTTCTGTAGATAACCGTTAGAATCTTTCTTCAAAAGAATCCCATGAGTTTTACAGATTcttgttcccttttttcttccaatttactATAAGTAGGAACAGGGTTTGTTTCAGGTTTGTTTTAAGCTCTAATAGTCTTAGGAAAAAGCTGACTACTTGACCTAAAGACACCTGTGTAAAACAGAGGCTAAAAAACAAGGGCCCAGAGCCCAGATAGGGTCTGAGGTTATGCGGTGTGTTTTCTTTGGTCTGCACAGTATATATCTTTAAATCAtcatttaaaatcagattttcattttctggCTCCTGTGAGTATTTGAGTTTGCCTCTGATTTAAAACTTAGTTTCCAGCTATTGAATTTCTACTTTGACATTGTTCTTTTTTGAGGACCTCTTCTGAAGAAAGAagcttaaatatttcatatgctCCATCTTTCATTtaatacagaagaagaaagatcATTGAAGCAGACTGAGGTTGTTGGTCCTGACAGCACATTAGGATCACCTGGGAGAGCTTTTGAACATATCCATGCCAAGGCCCTACTTCcagaagattctgatttaattgatgcGGACACCTGTAAATGTTCGCCGAGTTGAGTCTAAAGTGTAGCTAGGGTTGAGAACTACAAGCACATCACctttagaattaaagaaaaaaaaaaatacagttataattacaataaatgcttttccttctctagCTTCTTGTCCTCCTGCTCTTCTTCAATAGTACAACTCAATATTTTCTGCTTCACTTTCTTGAAATGCCCAATTGCAGTTGACTTATTGCTAGCCCCAGAGGATTgaaggagcagggaaggggaGGTATAGAAGGTGAATTAACCAAAATCCCCTCAGTTGTCTCCCAGTTCATCTCTATTCCCTACATGAATGAAGCTAGAATTAttaagaggaggaaggaaaatagacTTTAGCAGCAAGATAACCTGTGTGCATCATCTGTTCTAGGTGCCTTCATTCCAGGGGTAAACTTGAATACATTGATTGGGACCCAATTTTTAATACCAAAGAATGGGACAAGAAGGATGTAATAGAATAGAGTTAACTTTAGAGGGCAGCAGAACACCATTTTGCTTTCAGTGTTGCTTTTGATGgtagatgtcttttttttttttaagcaaagtaACTTCAGGAGACAGATTCACAGTCATTACGTTTGCATCTTTGTATGTTGGATTATCGAAACCTTTGATTTCTCCAAACCTTTTTGGCCCCTagttatgtattttctttttaataatttttattgtcttcttttattGAAAAGTTTATTGTAGAAAACTTGGTGGTCACAAAAAACACAAgtaaaactaaataataatagCCTATAATGTCACTACTGAGAAGTAGCATTTGGGTGCATAGGCCATGTTTATGTGACTATGTGCTTGTGATGGTTTTAATGAAATTGAGATCATATTATACATGCTGTTTTATATTTAGTACATTTTGATAACTTTTTCATACTGTAAATATGCTTTTATGTGTTTCTTTAATGGCAGCTTAATCTTAAGATTCAATGAGTATGAGTTATGAGCTGATactcttctaaatgctttacgtatactaactcatttaatcttcataacaactctaGGAGATATGCGCTATTATCTTccttttacaaatggagaaactgtgGTAGAGAGTTTAAAGAGTTTATTCAGATATATATACCTAACAAGTGGCAAAAAGGATTTTGAACCCAGGGAGTTTAGAGGGTGTGCTCTTTAAAGACTACACTATATAAATTCTATCATAGAGTATAATATCCTTTATTTAGCCAGTCTCCTCTAAATATCtttgttggatatttaggtttaccattttttttctataaatgtttcAACGAAGGTGAAATCCTTGTAAGTGAATCTTATCACATCTCATATTTTCTTAGACTGGATTCCTGGAAGTATTATTGAGTCAAATATATCTTTAAGTATTTGGTAATGTATTACTGTATTGCTCTCCAGAAAGGGtacaccattttgtattccccaTAGTAGTATCATCTACActattattctaatatttactaGTTTTGTAGATGAAAAAGGTCATGACATTGTTATGTTTTTTCATATCTTAAtagaccatttatatttcttctctttggaaTTTGCTGTTatgttaaaatgcattttaaagattCATTTCATGGGGAGACTTTGTGGGACTGTAGGATCAAGGAAAAAAGCCTACAAAAACGTGATGAAAAAGAATCTTACCTAACATTTTTACATCTTGGGTATACCTCCAGCATCTTAAATACATAAACTGTATGTAGATTAAAGGTTTAAGTTTTCTAAAGTCTTCTTCTACAACATTCTCTTTAGATGTTTTAGTGTAAtggtcaatatttttttcttttacagttgaCATCCTGCTAAAGGCTGTGGGAGACACCCctataatgaaaacaaagaagtGGGCTGTAGAGCGAACCCGAACCATCCAAGGACTCATTGACTTCATCAAAAAGTTCCTAAAACTTGTGGCCTCAGAACAGTTGGTATGAAACCAATGGTGATCATTTCCCGACAGGAATTCATAATAGTTCCTAGGCAACAGTGAATAACTGTTGTATATAGAAATGCATATAGAGCCACATATGCTACTTTAGTGATATgcttgtattttatatattagtgGAATTTGTGTACTTTATTGAAGGAttctctggggaaccctga
This region of Equus quagga isolate Etosha38 chromosome 7, UCLA_HA_Equagga_1.0, whole genome shotgun sequence genomic DNA includes:
- the ATG12 gene encoding ubiquitin-like protein ATG12 encodes the protein MAEEPESTLQLSPSTAADGEGPTEVSPETATPEPPSSAAVSPGTEEPAGDTKKKIDILLKAVGDTPIMKTKKWAVERTRTIQGLIDFIKKFLKLVASEQLFIYVNQSFAPSPDQEVGTLYECFGSDGKLVLHYCKSQAWG